Proteins from one Panthera leo isolate Ple1 chromosome D1, P.leo_Ple1_pat1.1, whole genome shotgun sequence genomic window:
- the RAB3IL1 gene encoding guanine nucleotide exchange factor for Rab-3A isoform X2, giving the protein MDSAPPRPASQPHPDEGHPPPLEAVPVPWKNVGPCKSHRTESPRGLAETPGGEEAQGEEGPAAAPLDVLRLRSSSMEIREKGSEFLKEELHKAQKELKLKDEECERLSRVREQLERELEELTASLFEEAHKMVRAANMKQAASEKQLKEARGKIDMLQAEVTALKTLVLTSTPASPNRELHPQLLSPAKAGPRKGHLRHKSTSSTLCPAVCPAAGHTLTPDKEGKEPGLAPLLSLLLCVVPSKAVHLTYEPAWQLLPGEPPTAPTSTSATSLSFSRQVDTTLFAEFQAWRESPTLDKTCPFLERVYREDVGPCLDFTMQELSALVRAAVEDNTLTIEPVASQTPPTAKVAAVECGSTNTCALSGLARACRHRIRLGDSENHYYISPSSRARITAVCNFLTYIRYIQQGLVRQEAEPMFWEITRLRKEMSLAKLGFFPQEA; this is encoded by the exons CCAGCCCCACCCAGACGAGGGCCACCCGCCGCCCCTTGAGGCTGTCCCCGTCCCCTGGAAGAACGTGGGCCCCTGCAAAAGCCACAGGACGGAGTCCCCAAGAGGCCTGGCGGAGACCccgggaggggaggaggcccaAGGTGAGGAGGGCCCTGCGGCCGCCCCGCTGGACGTGCTCCGCCTGCGAAGCTCTTCCATGGAGATCCGCGAGAAGGGTTCAGAGTTCCTGAAGGAGGAGCTTCACAAAGCCCAGAAG gagctGAAGCTGAAGGACGAGGAGTGTGAGCGGCTGTCCAGGGTGCGGGAGCAGCTGGAACGGGAGCTGGAAGAGCTGACAGCCAGCCTGTTCGAG GAAGCCCACAAGATGGTGCGAGCAGCCAACATGAAGCAGGCAGCGTCGGAAAAGCAGCTGAAGGAGGCGCGGGGCAAG ATCGACATGCTGCAGGCGGAGGTGACAGCCTTGAAGACACTGGTCCTCACGTCCACACCGGCCTCTCCCAACCGCGAGCTCCACCCGCAGCTGCTGAGCCCCGCCAAGGCCGGGCCCCGCAAGGGCCATTTGCGCCATAAGAGCACCAGCAGCACCCTCTGCCCCGCCGTGTGCCCCGCTGCCGGACATACCCTCACCCCGGACAAGGAGGGCAAAGAG cccgggctggcccccctcctctccctgctcctctgcgTGGTCCCCAGCAAGGCTGTTCACCTCACCTACGAGCCGGCTTGGCAGCTCCTACCTGGGGAGCCGCCCAcggcccccacctccacctccgctacctctctctccttttcccgaCAG GTGGACACGACCCTGTTCGCAGAGTTCCAGGCCTGGAGGGAATCCCCCACCCTGGACAAGACCTGCCCCTTCCTTGAAAGGGTGTACCGGGAGGACGTGGGCCCCTGCCTGGACTTCACCATGCAGGAG CTCTCGGCGCTGGTACGGGCCGCCGTGGAGGACAACACGCTCACCATCGAGCCCGTGGCTTCGCAGACGCCGCCCACCGCGAAGGTGGCCGCGGTGGAGTGTGGCAGCACCAA TACCTGTGCCCTGAGCGGGCTGGCTCGTGCCTGTCGCCACCGAATCCGGCTTGGGGACTCAGAGAATCACTACTACATCTCACCGTCCTCCCGGGCCAGG ATCACCGCAGTGTGCAACTTCCTCACCTACATCCGCTACATCCAGCAAGGCCTGGTGCGGCAGGAAG cGGAGCCGATGTTCTGGGAGATCACGAGGCTGCGGAAGGAGATGTCACTGGCCAAGCTCGGCTTCTTTCCCCAGGAGGCCTAG
- the RAB3IL1 gene encoding guanine nucleotide exchange factor for Rab-3A isoform X1, protein MDAPKEHTRCPARGTCPVFLAMSSGAVCYTPSVLGPALDGNLGEEPWDPDSQPHPDEGHPPPLEAVPVPWKNVGPCKSHRTESPRGLAETPGGEEAQGEEGPAAAPLDVLRLRSSSMEIREKGSEFLKEELHKAQKELKLKDEECERLSRVREQLERELEELTASLFEEAHKMVRAANMKQAASEKQLKEARGKIDMLQAEVTALKTLVLTSTPASPNRELHPQLLSPAKAGPRKGHLRHKSTSSTLCPAVCPAAGHTLTPDKEGKEPGLAPLLSLLLCVVPSKAVHLTYEPAWQLLPGEPPTAPTSTSATSLSFSRQVDTTLFAEFQAWRESPTLDKTCPFLERVYREDVGPCLDFTMQELSALVRAAVEDNTLTIEPVASQTPPTAKVAAVECGSTNTCALSGLARACRHRIRLGDSENHYYISPSSRARITAVCNFLTYIRYIQQGLVRQEAEPMFWEITRLRKEMSLAKLGFFPQEA, encoded by the exons ATGGATGCCCCCAAGGAGCACACCAGGTGTCCTGCCCGAGGGACATGCCCTGTGTTCCTGGCAATGAGCTCGGGGGCTGTCTGCTACACTCCGTCGGTTCTGGGACCTGCCCTTGACGGGAACTTGGGAGAGGAGCCTTGGGACCCAGACAG CCAGCCCCACCCAGACGAGGGCCACCCGCCGCCCCTTGAGGCTGTCCCCGTCCCCTGGAAGAACGTGGGCCCCTGCAAAAGCCACAGGACGGAGTCCCCAAGAGGCCTGGCGGAGACCccgggaggggaggaggcccaAGGTGAGGAGGGCCCTGCGGCCGCCCCGCTGGACGTGCTCCGCCTGCGAAGCTCTTCCATGGAGATCCGCGAGAAGGGTTCAGAGTTCCTGAAGGAGGAGCTTCACAAAGCCCAGAAG gagctGAAGCTGAAGGACGAGGAGTGTGAGCGGCTGTCCAGGGTGCGGGAGCAGCTGGAACGGGAGCTGGAAGAGCTGACAGCCAGCCTGTTCGAG GAAGCCCACAAGATGGTGCGAGCAGCCAACATGAAGCAGGCAGCGTCGGAAAAGCAGCTGAAGGAGGCGCGGGGCAAG ATCGACATGCTGCAGGCGGAGGTGACAGCCTTGAAGACACTGGTCCTCACGTCCACACCGGCCTCTCCCAACCGCGAGCTCCACCCGCAGCTGCTGAGCCCCGCCAAGGCCGGGCCCCGCAAGGGCCATTTGCGCCATAAGAGCACCAGCAGCACCCTCTGCCCCGCCGTGTGCCCCGCTGCCGGACATACCCTCACCCCGGACAAGGAGGGCAAAGAG cccgggctggcccccctcctctccctgctcctctgcgTGGTCCCCAGCAAGGCTGTTCACCTCACCTACGAGCCGGCTTGGCAGCTCCTACCTGGGGAGCCGCCCAcggcccccacctccacctccgctacctctctctccttttcccgaCAG GTGGACACGACCCTGTTCGCAGAGTTCCAGGCCTGGAGGGAATCCCCCACCCTGGACAAGACCTGCCCCTTCCTTGAAAGGGTGTACCGGGAGGACGTGGGCCCCTGCCTGGACTTCACCATGCAGGAG CTCTCGGCGCTGGTACGGGCCGCCGTGGAGGACAACACGCTCACCATCGAGCCCGTGGCTTCGCAGACGCCGCCCACCGCGAAGGTGGCCGCGGTGGAGTGTGGCAGCACCAA TACCTGTGCCCTGAGCGGGCTGGCTCGTGCCTGTCGCCACCGAATCCGGCTTGGGGACTCAGAGAATCACTACTACATCTCACCGTCCTCCCGGGCCAGG ATCACCGCAGTGTGCAACTTCCTCACCTACATCCGCTACATCCAGCAAGGCCTGGTGCGGCAGGAAG cGGAGCCGATGTTCTGGGAGATCACGAGGCTGCGGAAGGAGATGTCACTGGCCAAGCTCGGCTTCTTTCCCCAGGAGGCCTAG
- the RAB3IL1 gene encoding guanine nucleotide exchange factor for Rab-3A isoform X4 has protein sequence MDAPKEHTRCPARGTCPVFLAMSSGAVCYTPSVLGPALDGNLGEEPWDPDSQPHPDEGHPPPLEAVPVPWKNVGPCKSHRTESPRGLAETPGGEEAQGEEGPAAAPLDVLRLRSSSMEIREKGSEFLKEELHKAQKELKLKDEECERLSRVREQLERELEELTASLFEEAHKMVRAANMKQAASEKQLKEARGKIDMLQAEVTALKTLVLTSTPASPNRELHPQLLSPAKAGPRKGHLRHKSTSSTLCPAVCPAAGHTLTPDKEGKEVDTTLFAEFQAWRESPTLDKTCPFLERVYREDVGPCLDFTMQELSALVRAAVEDNTLTIEPVASQTPPTAKVAAVECGSTNTCALSGLARACRHRIRLGDSENHYYISPSSRARITAVCNFLTYIRYIQQGLVRQEAEPMFWEITRLRKEMSLAKLGFFPQEA, from the exons ATGGATGCCCCCAAGGAGCACACCAGGTGTCCTGCCCGAGGGACATGCCCTGTGTTCCTGGCAATGAGCTCGGGGGCTGTCTGCTACACTCCGTCGGTTCTGGGACCTGCCCTTGACGGGAACTTGGGAGAGGAGCCTTGGGACCCAGACAG CCAGCCCCACCCAGACGAGGGCCACCCGCCGCCCCTTGAGGCTGTCCCCGTCCCCTGGAAGAACGTGGGCCCCTGCAAAAGCCACAGGACGGAGTCCCCAAGAGGCCTGGCGGAGACCccgggaggggaggaggcccaAGGTGAGGAGGGCCCTGCGGCCGCCCCGCTGGACGTGCTCCGCCTGCGAAGCTCTTCCATGGAGATCCGCGAGAAGGGTTCAGAGTTCCTGAAGGAGGAGCTTCACAAAGCCCAGAAG gagctGAAGCTGAAGGACGAGGAGTGTGAGCGGCTGTCCAGGGTGCGGGAGCAGCTGGAACGGGAGCTGGAAGAGCTGACAGCCAGCCTGTTCGAG GAAGCCCACAAGATGGTGCGAGCAGCCAACATGAAGCAGGCAGCGTCGGAAAAGCAGCTGAAGGAGGCGCGGGGCAAG ATCGACATGCTGCAGGCGGAGGTGACAGCCTTGAAGACACTGGTCCTCACGTCCACACCGGCCTCTCCCAACCGCGAGCTCCACCCGCAGCTGCTGAGCCCCGCCAAGGCCGGGCCCCGCAAGGGCCATTTGCGCCATAAGAGCACCAGCAGCACCCTCTGCCCCGCCGTGTGCCCCGCTGCCGGACATACCCTCACCCCGGACAAGGAGGGCAAAGAG GTGGACACGACCCTGTTCGCAGAGTTCCAGGCCTGGAGGGAATCCCCCACCCTGGACAAGACCTGCCCCTTCCTTGAAAGGGTGTACCGGGAGGACGTGGGCCCCTGCCTGGACTTCACCATGCAGGAG CTCTCGGCGCTGGTACGGGCCGCCGTGGAGGACAACACGCTCACCATCGAGCCCGTGGCTTCGCAGACGCCGCCCACCGCGAAGGTGGCCGCGGTGGAGTGTGGCAGCACCAA TACCTGTGCCCTGAGCGGGCTGGCTCGTGCCTGTCGCCACCGAATCCGGCTTGGGGACTCAGAGAATCACTACTACATCTCACCGTCCTCCCGGGCCAGG ATCACCGCAGTGTGCAACTTCCTCACCTACATCCGCTACATCCAGCAAGGCCTGGTGCGGCAGGAAG cGGAGCCGATGTTCTGGGAGATCACGAGGCTGCGGAAGGAGATGTCACTGGCCAAGCTCGGCTTCTTTCCCCAGGAGGCCTAG
- the RAB3IL1 gene encoding guanine nucleotide exchange factor for Rab-3A isoform X5 codes for MWSGQPHPDEGHPPPLEAVPVPWKNVGPCKSHRTESPRGLAETPGGEEAQGEEGPAAAPLDVLRLRSSSMEIREKGSEFLKEELHKAQKELKLKDEECERLSRVREQLERELEELTASLFEEAHKMVRAANMKQAASEKQLKEARGKIDMLQAEVTALKTLVLTSTPASPNRELHPQLLSPAKAGPRKGHLRHKSTSSTLCPAVCPAAGHTLTPDKEGKEVDTTLFAEFQAWRESPTLDKTCPFLERVYREDVGPCLDFTMQELSALVRAAVEDNTLTIEPVASQTPPTAKVAAVECGSTNTCALSGLARACRHRIRLGDSENHYYISPSSRARITAVCNFLTYIRYIQQGLVRQEAEPMFWEITRLRKEMSLAKLGFFPQEA; via the exons ATGTGGAGCGG CCAGCCCCACCCAGACGAGGGCCACCCGCCGCCCCTTGAGGCTGTCCCCGTCCCCTGGAAGAACGTGGGCCCCTGCAAAAGCCACAGGACGGAGTCCCCAAGAGGCCTGGCGGAGACCccgggaggggaggaggcccaAGGTGAGGAGGGCCCTGCGGCCGCCCCGCTGGACGTGCTCCGCCTGCGAAGCTCTTCCATGGAGATCCGCGAGAAGGGTTCAGAGTTCCTGAAGGAGGAGCTTCACAAAGCCCAGAAG gagctGAAGCTGAAGGACGAGGAGTGTGAGCGGCTGTCCAGGGTGCGGGAGCAGCTGGAACGGGAGCTGGAAGAGCTGACAGCCAGCCTGTTCGAG GAAGCCCACAAGATGGTGCGAGCAGCCAACATGAAGCAGGCAGCGTCGGAAAAGCAGCTGAAGGAGGCGCGGGGCAAG ATCGACATGCTGCAGGCGGAGGTGACAGCCTTGAAGACACTGGTCCTCACGTCCACACCGGCCTCTCCCAACCGCGAGCTCCACCCGCAGCTGCTGAGCCCCGCCAAGGCCGGGCCCCGCAAGGGCCATTTGCGCCATAAGAGCACCAGCAGCACCCTCTGCCCCGCCGTGTGCCCCGCTGCCGGACATACCCTCACCCCGGACAAGGAGGGCAAAGAG GTGGACACGACCCTGTTCGCAGAGTTCCAGGCCTGGAGGGAATCCCCCACCCTGGACAAGACCTGCCCCTTCCTTGAAAGGGTGTACCGGGAGGACGTGGGCCCCTGCCTGGACTTCACCATGCAGGAG CTCTCGGCGCTGGTACGGGCCGCCGTGGAGGACAACACGCTCACCATCGAGCCCGTGGCTTCGCAGACGCCGCCCACCGCGAAGGTGGCCGCGGTGGAGTGTGGCAGCACCAA TACCTGTGCCCTGAGCGGGCTGGCTCGTGCCTGTCGCCACCGAATCCGGCTTGGGGACTCAGAGAATCACTACTACATCTCACCGTCCTCCCGGGCCAGG ATCACCGCAGTGTGCAACTTCCTCACCTACATCCGCTACATCCAGCAAGGCCTGGTGCGGCAGGAAG cGGAGCCGATGTTCTGGGAGATCACGAGGCTGCGGAAGGAGATGTCACTGGCCAAGCTCGGCTTCTTTCCCCAGGAGGCCTAG
- the RAB3IL1 gene encoding guanine nucleotide exchange factor for Rab-3A isoform X3: protein MWSGQPHPDEGHPPPLEAVPVPWKNVGPCKSHRTESPRGLAETPGGEEAQGEEGPAAAPLDVLRLRSSSMEIREKGSEFLKEELHKAQKELKLKDEECERLSRVREQLERELEELTASLFEEAHKMVRAANMKQAASEKQLKEARGKIDMLQAEVTALKTLVLTSTPASPNRELHPQLLSPAKAGPRKGHLRHKSTSSTLCPAVCPAAGHTLTPDKEGKEPGLAPLLSLLLCVVPSKAVHLTYEPAWQLLPGEPPTAPTSTSATSLSFSRQVDTTLFAEFQAWRESPTLDKTCPFLERVYREDVGPCLDFTMQELSALVRAAVEDNTLTIEPVASQTPPTAKVAAVECGSTNTCALSGLARACRHRIRLGDSENHYYISPSSRARITAVCNFLTYIRYIQQGLVRQEAEPMFWEITRLRKEMSLAKLGFFPQEA from the exons ATGTGGAGCGG CCAGCCCCACCCAGACGAGGGCCACCCGCCGCCCCTTGAGGCTGTCCCCGTCCCCTGGAAGAACGTGGGCCCCTGCAAAAGCCACAGGACGGAGTCCCCAAGAGGCCTGGCGGAGACCccgggaggggaggaggcccaAGGTGAGGAGGGCCCTGCGGCCGCCCCGCTGGACGTGCTCCGCCTGCGAAGCTCTTCCATGGAGATCCGCGAGAAGGGTTCAGAGTTCCTGAAGGAGGAGCTTCACAAAGCCCAGAAG gagctGAAGCTGAAGGACGAGGAGTGTGAGCGGCTGTCCAGGGTGCGGGAGCAGCTGGAACGGGAGCTGGAAGAGCTGACAGCCAGCCTGTTCGAG GAAGCCCACAAGATGGTGCGAGCAGCCAACATGAAGCAGGCAGCGTCGGAAAAGCAGCTGAAGGAGGCGCGGGGCAAG ATCGACATGCTGCAGGCGGAGGTGACAGCCTTGAAGACACTGGTCCTCACGTCCACACCGGCCTCTCCCAACCGCGAGCTCCACCCGCAGCTGCTGAGCCCCGCCAAGGCCGGGCCCCGCAAGGGCCATTTGCGCCATAAGAGCACCAGCAGCACCCTCTGCCCCGCCGTGTGCCCCGCTGCCGGACATACCCTCACCCCGGACAAGGAGGGCAAAGAG cccgggctggcccccctcctctccctgctcctctgcgTGGTCCCCAGCAAGGCTGTTCACCTCACCTACGAGCCGGCTTGGCAGCTCCTACCTGGGGAGCCGCCCAcggcccccacctccacctccgctacctctctctccttttcccgaCAG GTGGACACGACCCTGTTCGCAGAGTTCCAGGCCTGGAGGGAATCCCCCACCCTGGACAAGACCTGCCCCTTCCTTGAAAGGGTGTACCGGGAGGACGTGGGCCCCTGCCTGGACTTCACCATGCAGGAG CTCTCGGCGCTGGTACGGGCCGCCGTGGAGGACAACACGCTCACCATCGAGCCCGTGGCTTCGCAGACGCCGCCCACCGCGAAGGTGGCCGCGGTGGAGTGTGGCAGCACCAA TACCTGTGCCCTGAGCGGGCTGGCTCGTGCCTGTCGCCACCGAATCCGGCTTGGGGACTCAGAGAATCACTACTACATCTCACCGTCCTCCCGGGCCAGG ATCACCGCAGTGTGCAACTTCCTCACCTACATCCGCTACATCCAGCAAGGCCTGGTGCGGCAGGAAG cGGAGCCGATGTTCTGGGAGATCACGAGGCTGCGGAAGGAGATGTCACTGGCCAAGCTCGGCTTCTTTCCCCAGGAGGCCTAG